The following is a genomic window from Meriones unguiculatus strain TT.TT164.6M chromosome 7, Bangor_MerUng_6.1, whole genome shotgun sequence.
TTCCATTTACATGACACTCTAGGAAAGACAGAGTAATCTACAGCACCAGGAAGCACATCAGTAGGGCTGGGGGTAGCGTGACGACTGACCGAGAAAGGGCACCAGGGAGCCTTTGGGAATGATGAAAATGTCCTCTATCTTGATTGCTGAGATTGTCTTATGTGTATATAAACTTGCCAAAAGTCTTCAAGCTGAACCCTTAAAATGTATGTATTTGCTCTCTTTGCTGCCAGACCTCCGCCATCATGGGTCGCATGCACGCTCCCGGGAAGGGCCTGTCCCAGTCGGCGCTGCCCTACCGCCGTAGCGTCCCCACGTGGCTGAAGTTGATGTCTGACGACGTGAAGGAACAGATTTACAAACTGGCCAAGAAAGGCCTGACTCCCTCCCAGATAGGTGTGATCCTGAGGGACTCCCATGGTGTGGCACAGGTCCGTTTTGTGACTGGTAATAAAATCTTGAGAATCCTTAAGTCCAAAGGCCTTGCCCCTGACCTCCCTGAGGATCTCTACCATTTGATTAAGAAAGCTGTTGCTGTCCGAAAGCATcttgagagaaacagaaaggataaGGATGCTAAATTCCGCTTGATTCTGATACAGAGCAGAATTCACCAGTTGGCTCGATACTATAAGACTAAGCGGGTCCTCCCACCCAATTGGAAATACGAGTcatccacagcctctgctctagTGGCATAAATTCTCTTGTATACACCAGCAATAAAATcactttgaattaaaaaaaaaatgtatgtatttttactgcatttaaattatatttcaatAAAGCTGAAAAAGAAACCTAGGCCAGCTGAGATGGAATCCACACTTAGAAACTGTTGAGCCCTGTGTGAGCACTGGGCACCCGGGGTCTCTCTGAGAAAGCATGTAAGgttctattttggttgtttttgtttttttctctcaattttgtttgtttgtttgtttgtttttggagacagggtttctctgtgtagccatggaactcgctctgtagaacaggctggtctcaaactcacagaggtctgcctgcctctgcctcctgagctctgggatcaaaggtgtgcgccaccactgcctggctgcttTTAATGATtcacttacttttattttctgcttctgAGGGAGGGCCTGCATATATGCGTGTGTACCATATGTGGGTGCAATACCCAAAGAGGTGGGAATGGCACCCTGGAAGTGGAGTAACTGCCACGTGggccctgggaattgaaccggggtcctCTGAGCAATCACTCCAGCTCTGGTTTTGTCttaaattaacaaattaattttaaggtcttaacccagactggcctcaaactcgctaCAAAGCCAAGCGAGGGTGATTTAGAACtcctcatccttct
Proteins encoded in this region:
- the LOC110545653 gene encoding small ribosomal subunit protein uS15-like — protein: MGRMHAPGKGLSQSALPYRRSVPTWLKLMSDDVKEQIYKLAKKGLTPSQIGVILRDSHGVAQVRFVTGNKILRILKSKGLAPDLPEDLYHLIKKAVAVRKHLERNRKDKDAKFRLILIQSRIHQLARYYKTKRVLPPNWKYESSTASALVA